A genome region from Conger conger chromosome 16, fConCon1.1, whole genome shotgun sequence includes the following:
- the LOC133114642 gene encoding transmembrane protein 106B-like, whose protein sequence is MGVFFGRHSEDEEEIIPEERKAASRVGGDTLDCPTCRGTGRIPRGQESQLVAVIPCTDQRLKPRRTKLYVSLSVVLCILVCALILFFLFPRSVLLSPVAVKSVYVFFTPSTVEMTITNVINITNNNFAVVQATDLSIQVLFYDTVLGTASISNVTTIQPRSVEAYTYAIPIQMTDEGLNSYCKSTAIRIHTLFLHLQMTMKVFYLSHSEQLSLDTFEYIDCGTNTTVPHFF, encoded by the exons ATGGGGGTGTTTTTTGGCCGCCACAGCGAGGATGAGGAGGAAATCATACCGGAGGAGAGGAAGGCAGCCTCGCGTGTGGGAGGGGACACGCTGGACTGCCCCACCTGTAGAGGGACGGGTCGCATCCCCAGAG GTCAGGAGAGCCAGCTGGTGGCAGTTATTCCTTGTACGGACCAGAGACTGAAGCCACGCCGCAC GAAGCTGTACGTCAGCCTGTCGGTGGTGCTCTGCATCCTCGTGTGTGCGCtcatcctcttcttcctcttcccacGGAGCGTGCTGCTCTCTCCTGTTGCTGTGAAGTCTGTCTACGTGTTCTTCACCCCGTCCACGGTGGAGATGACCATCACT AACGTCATCAACATCACCAACAACAACTTCGCTGTTGTCCAGGCAACCGACCTGAGCATCCAGGTGCTCTTCTATGACACGGTTTTGGGAACGGCCTCAATCTCCAACGTCACCACCATCCAGCCACGCAGCGTGGAAGCA TACACTTATGCCATTCCCATTCAGATGACGGACGAAGGTCTAAA CTCTTACTGCAAGTCCACCGCTATACGGATCCACACCCTGTTCCTGCATCTACA GATGACGATGAAGGTATTCTACCTGTCCCACTCGGAGCAGCTGTCTCTGGACACGTTTGAGTACATCGACTGCGGCACCAACACCACCGTGCCTCACTTCTTCTGA
- the LOC133114508 gene encoding ADP-ribosylation factor-like protein 4D has protein sequence MGNQLTEMAPNTPFLPNFQSLHVVVIGLDCAGKTSLLYRLQLREFVHTIPTKGFNMEKIKVAVGSSRATSFQVWDVGGQDKLRPLWKSYTRRTDGMVFVVDSSETERMEEAKVELHRITRTSENQGVPVLVLANKQDLPSALSVPEVEKALALHELCPSTLHHAQGCSALDGQGLQPGLEKLHEMILKRKKMLRHSKKRR, from the coding sequence ATGGGGAACCAGCTGACAGAGATGGCCCCCAACACTCCCTTCCTGCCCAACTTTCAATCCCTGCATGTGGTGGTCATCGGGCTGGACTGCGCGGGGAAGACCTCCCTGCTCTACAGACTGCAGCTGCGGGAGTTTGTCCACACCATCCCCACCAAGGGCTTCAACATGGAGAAGATCAAGGTGGCGGTGGGCAGCTCACGGGCCACATCCTTCCAGGTGTGGGACGTGGGAGGGCAGGACAAGCTGCGCCCGCTGTGGAAGTCTTACACGCGCCGGACGGATGGCATGGTGTTCGTGGTGGACTCCTCCGAGACGGAGCGGATGGAGGAGGCCAAGGTGGAGCTCCACAGGATCACCCGCACCTCCGAGAACCAGGGCGTGCCGGTGCTGGTGCTGGCCAACAAGCAGGACCTGCCCTCGGCCCTGTCGGTGCCGGAGGTGGAGAAGGCCCTGGCGCTGCACGAACTCTGCCCCTCCACCCTGCACCATGCCCAGGGCTGCAGCGCGCTGGACGGGCAGGGCCTCCAGCCCGGCCTGGAGAAGCTCCACGAGATGATCCTCAAGCGCAAGAAGATGCTCCGACACAGCAAGAAGCGGAGATGA